The following proteins are co-located in the Anas platyrhynchos isolate ZD024472 breed Pekin duck chromosome 1, IASCAAS_PekinDuck_T2T, whole genome shotgun sequence genome:
- the GOLT1B gene encoding vesicle transport protein GOT1B isoform X2, translating into MISLSDTQKIGMGLTGFGVFFLFFGMILFFDKALLAIGNVLFVAGLAFVIGLERTFRFFFQKHKMKATGFFLGGVLIVLIGWPLIGMILEIYGFFLLFRGFFPVVVGFIRRVPVLGSLLNLPGISSPT; encoded by the exons atgaTCTCGCTGTCGGACACGCAGA aGATTGGAATGGGTTTAACAGGCTTTggagtgtttttccttttctttggaaTGATACTCTTCTTTGACAAAGCCCTTCTGGCTATTGGAAAT gTTTTATTtgtggctggcttggcttttgTTATTGGTTTAGAAAGAACATTTAGGTTCTTCTTccaaaaacacaaaatgaaagcGACGGGCTTTTTCCTGGGCGGTGTGCTCATAGTTCTCATTGGTTGGCCTTTGATAGGAATGATCCTTGAAATTTATGGGTTCTTCCTATTATTCAG GGGGTTCTTTCCTGTGGTGGTTGGCTTTATTAGAAGAGTTCCAGTCCTTGGTTCCCTCTTGAATTTACCTGGTATAAGCTCG CCTACGTAG
- the GOLT1B gene encoding vesicle transport protein GOT1B isoform X1, protein MISLSDTQKIGMGLTGFGVFFLFFGMILFFDKALLAIGNVLFVAGLAFVIGLERTFRFFFQKHKMKATGFFLGGVLIVLIGWPLIGMILEIYGFFLLFRGFFPVVVGFIRRVPVLGSLLNLPGISSLVDKVGESNNMV, encoded by the exons atgaTCTCGCTGTCGGACACGCAGA aGATTGGAATGGGTTTAACAGGCTTTggagtgtttttccttttctttggaaTGATACTCTTCTTTGACAAAGCCCTTCTGGCTATTGGAAAT gTTTTATTtgtggctggcttggcttttgTTATTGGTTTAGAAAGAACATTTAGGTTCTTCTTccaaaaacacaaaatgaaagcGACGGGCTTTTTCCTGGGCGGTGTGCTCATAGTTCTCATTGGTTGGCCTTTGATAGGAATGATCCTTGAAATTTATGGGTTCTTCCTATTATTCAG GGGGTTCTTTCCTGTGGTGGTTGGCTTTATTAGAAGAGTTCCAGTCCTTGGTTCCCTCTTGAATTTACCTGGTATAAGCTCG CTTGTAGATAAAGTTGGAGAAAGCAACAACATGGTATAA